A window of the Helianthus annuus cultivar XRQ/B chromosome 4, HanXRQr2.0-SUNRISE, whole genome shotgun sequence genome harbors these coding sequences:
- the LOC110890769 gene encoding chaperone protein DnaJ-like, with protein MYHSVSKFLDFKVPQIHRDSIIMFSLQLWMNLDEDAYPICMNISALVSLSSRLGIKNVRNSCRGLHKGKDQGYNLVLNLKQAIFGVEKEIKVTRLESCGPCNKSSVKPGTSAPKCTCSDQIQIVFTSGYAILDLNICRIYTLL; from the exons atgtaCCATTCGGTGAGTAAGTTCTTAGACTTCAAAGTTCCTCAAATTCACAGAGACTCAATCATCATGTTCAGCCTTCAG CTATGGATGAACTTGGATGAAGATGCATATCCAATATGCATGAATATATCAGCACTTGTTTCCTTGTCAtcaag GTTGGGCATCAAGAATGTAAGAAACTCATGTAGAGGGCTACACAAAGGCAAAGATCAAGGTTACAATCTGGTTTTAAACTTAAAACAAGCAATATTTGGTGTTGAAAAAGAGATCAAAGTAACTCGTCTTGAGAGTTGTGGACCTTGCAACAAGTCTAGTGTCAAACCTGGGACTAGCGCGCCCAAATGCACATGTAGTGATCAAATTCAAATTGTCTTTACCTCTGGTTATGCAATTTTAGATCTCAATATTTGTAGAATTTATACATTGTTGTAA